The following proteins are co-located in the Periplaneta americana isolate PAMFEO1 chromosome 12, P.americana_PAMFEO1_priV1, whole genome shotgun sequence genome:
- the Dnaaf6 gene encoding dynein axonemal assembly factor 6, which translates to MELGYKDLRRLAEMLKPADEESDSEDDLPQSGLSKLGPGHIGPKGSSTELKTRDTTASDGDAIWDESEVPEDSVVDDSSDPREKPEFELSYRQAVTPEDVFLQLGAKTPGTASCEDLVVRVSLPGEARDQVHLAVKRRHLDVRSPRYRLALALPHPVDPDEGRAEWRDGQLWVVMRMRREFDFVNF; encoded by the exons ATGGAACTTGGGTACAAGGATTTAAGAAGATTGGCTGAAATGCTGAAACCGGCTGATGAAGAATCAGATAGTGAAGATGATTTGCCGCAGAGTGGATTATCCAAATtag GTCCGGGCCACATCGGGCCGAAGGGATCCTCCACCGAATTAAAAACGCGGGACACAACCGCTAGTGATGGCGACGCTATCTGGGACGAGAGTGAAGTGCCAGAAGACAGCGTGGTCGACGATAGCTCGGATCCCCGCGAGAAGCCTGAGTTCGAACTGTCATACCGGCAGGCCGTCACCCCTGAGGACGTGTTCCTCCAG CTAGGGGCGAAGACGCCCGGCACGGCGAGCTGCGAGGACCTGGTGGTTCGCGTGAGTCTGCCGGGGGAGGCGCGGGACCAGGTGCACCTCGCCGTGAAGCGCCGGCACCTGGACGTGCGCTCGCCTCGCTACCGCCTGGCCCTGGCGCTGCCGCATCCCGTGGACCCTGACGAGGGGCGCGCGGAATGGCGCGACGGCCAGCTGTGGGTCGTCATGCGCATGCGCAGAGAGTTTGACTTCGTCAACTTTTAA